A window from Primulina huaijiensis isolate GDHJ02 chromosome 11, ASM1229523v2, whole genome shotgun sequence encodes these proteins:
- the LOC140988502 gene encoding uncharacterized protein, giving the protein MIQPLYGLVFAEVVVILLLLFRTPLRKPLLMLLDRLKQGRGPIVVSTAGATLFVIMVSLLFNINRIQDRSEEGSGVNQTDQVLHASHLLQASLLGFALFLALMIDRIHYYIKEVRMLRKHLEAVKKMDRAPDGVLSKGKGKSNVTEEED; this is encoded by the exons ATGATTCAGCCTCTCTATGGTCTGGTGTTCGCCGAAGTGGTGGTAATTCTGCTGCTTCTATTCCGAACGCCGCTGAGGAAGCCACTTCTGATGTTACTGGACCGTTTGAAGCAGGGGCGGGGTCCTATAGTTGTGTCCACTGCCGGAGCTACTCTTTTTGTGATTATGGTGTCCTTATTGTTTAATATAAACCGAATTCAGGACCGATCTGAGGAAGGCAGCGGGGTTAATCAGACCGATCAGGTTCTCCACGCCTCTCATCTTCTACAAGCATCACTGCTAG GTTTCGCGCTCTTCCTGGCGTTGATGATAGACAGAATCCACTACTACATTAAGGAGGTCCGCATGCTGCGGAAACATTTGGAGGCTGTAAAGAAGATGGATCGGGCACCTGATGGTGTATTAAGCAAGGGAAAGGGCAAGAGTAATGTTACAGAGGAAGAGGACTGA